One Narcine bancroftii isolate sNarBan1 chromosome 3, sNarBan1.hap1, whole genome shotgun sequence DNA window includes the following coding sequences:
- the LOC138756128 gene encoding cryptic protein-like — protein sequence MKFGRAFRFLSAVMFLFRTAGPETVSGCEGPHCDDPGVTAQKDTEKVPRSSLRRLNRLNKQAEDRRSRSHEAVIPFIGLTDSSKLNRSCCHNGGTCVLGSFCICPKHFVGRSCQYDERMRNCGYIPEGAWVPKNCTWCRCSYGILHCIRGSQDDCDINGSLKEDLQYYQLISDGSRLLPTRCFLLPWLFLTVVLLGLLPLNICSRKLEMPHWTYSFCSKDSREFVLIHENMLV from the exons ATGAAGTTCGGGAGAGCCTTTCG GTTCCTCTCGGCGGTGATGTTCCTCTTCAGGACGGCGGGGCCTGAGACCG TTTCAGGCTGCGAGGGTCCCCACTGCGATGACCCAGGTGTCACCGCTCAGAAAGACACGGAGAAGGTGCCCAGATCCTCTTTAAGACGCTTGAATCGATTGAATAAACAGGCGGAAGACCGGAGATCTCGAAGCCACGAAGCGGTCATTCCCTTCATTGGACTGACGGACA GTAGCAAGCTAAACAGGAGTTGTTGTCATAATGGAGGAACGTGTGTACTTGGCAGTTTCTGCATTTGCCCAAAACACTTTGTGGGGAGAAGTTGTCAATATGATGAACGCATGAG GAACTGTGGTTACATTCCAGAAGGAGCATGGGTGCCTAAAAATTGTACATGGTGCAGGTGCAGCTATGGGATTTTGCATTGTATTCGTGGATCTCAGGATGACTGTG ATATTAACGGAAGTTTAAAAGAAGATCTTCAATATTACCAGTTAATTTCAGATGGCTCCCGGCTGTTACCAACGAGAtgcttcctgctgccttggtTATTCTTAACAGTTGTATTACTTGGACTTTTACCTTTGAATATATGCTCTCGCAAATTGGAAATGCCCCATTGGACATATTCATTCTGCTCCAAGGATTCCAGAGAATTTGTCCTCATCCATGAGAATATGCTGGTGTAA